The stretch of DNA TCCCGAAACGGTGAGGCTAATGGTGGCCTTGGCGGCATTCCACTTCCAGCCCTTTACCTTTTTGCCGTTTACCATCACCTGCTTTGGCTGGCGGGTAAGGTTGTGGCCGTTGGGAATTTGGGTTGTTGTGGGGGTGTAAAACTGACCAATGATTTTTGTATTATCTGCAACAATTGTTTGGAGATGAGAAATATTTATCTAATTTTGATATATGATACTGGGCTAAGTTCTAAGTTTAATTTCAAAGCGAATACTCTCATACAACTGGGTTCAAAACAAAGGAAGTCACAATTGCCAAACTAATAAGCAATGAATCGATTGATTTTAATTATGATGGTACCATTCATCATGAGTAGCTGTAAAAAATGGAATGAAGATTCGACAGAAACATTCTGCTATTCGTGTGAGAATGAAAAGACAATAGACACTTGCTACAATGTGCATGCAAAGGTTGTAGATTTCTGGCATGATCCAATCCATGGGCAAGAGACCACAACTGGTTTTACAATTCGGCAGGAAGACTTAACAACTCCAGGAACGTATGTAATAGAGGCAGATAGCTGCCTTATTCCTTGTCCCCCACTCCAGGGTGAGTTTAAACAGCTTGACACCCATGTTTTGATTTCCTATTGTCTGAAAAACTGTAAGCCATACTTAAGTAGCCCTAACCAGCGCGGTTTAATTTATGGGCGCAAGATTGAGATTCTTAGCATAAAACACTATTAACCCACCTAACTTCTACGAGCATTTATAGAACTTTCATTCCAGTAGTTCTTCTGGTTACCTTTTCCTGTTCCAATCTTTTTGCCCAGCGAACCTGCGGATCGGATTTAGATGTTGGTCAAATCCAACTGTTGAATCCGCAGCGATACAATTCAATCCAACAATTAGAGCAGCTGACAAGTACGTATAGGCAGGCTGTAAAAACGGGAAGCCTGGAAAGGATTATGCAGCCCAATAGTACGATAGTTATTCCCGTGGTTGTTCATATACTACACAGAGGTGAATCTGTTGGGAGTGGTAGAAATATAAGTGAAGAACAGGTAAGAAGTCAGATTGCGGTGCTGAATGAGGATTTTCGTCGCCAAAACGCTGATGCTGTGAAAACCCCAGGTGCATTTGTACCCGTTGCCGCTGATCCAAATATTGAATTTCGGCTGGCAAGTGCGGATCCAAACGGAAATCCAACAAATGGCATTTCACGAACCGTTACTTCGATTGCTACATATACTTTGGGATATAATAGTGACAAGAGTGTAAATGAAATATCTACTCGGATTAAATATACTAGTCAGGGAGGTAAGGATGCTTGGCCCACTGACCGCTACCTGAATATATGGGTTTGCGATTTAGCGAGTGGTCTTCTGGGTTATGCTCAATTCCCATTTGACTATGCTACAAAACCGAATACAGACGGTGTTGTTATCGATTATATGTGTTTTGGAAGGAAAGGCAACCTAACCCCAAGTTTCAACCTTGGCAGAACGACAACTCACGAGGTTGGTCATTGGTTGAATCTTAGGCATATTTGGGGTGATAGCGATTGTGGTAATGATGAGTGCTCAGATACTCCAACACAAAAGGATCGAAATTTTGGTTATCCCTCATTCCCTCTTATCGCAGCTAATCCTGCAAATGGTTGGTTTGGACCTAGGTGCAGCACCAACGATGTGAGCTCCATGTTTATGAATTACATGGACTATACAGACGATCCTTGCATGAACATATTTACAAATAATCAGCGTGATCGAATGCGAGCAGTGTTTTTGCCAGGTGGACCTAGGGCAAACTTCGTAAACAATATCTTTAGGATACAGAGCGTATCTCAAAATATTTGTGCCGGTGGAAGTCTCCGTATTCCGTTACTGAATATTTGCGGTTTACCCGTGAGTTGGTCTGTTTCTGGACCTGCCGTTATCGTTAGCGGTCAAGGCTCTAATCAATTGACTGTTGCGGGAACTTTGGGTGCTGGCTATGCGACGATAACTGCCATAAGCGGGAGTTACACAGATTCAAAAACTATTTGGGTTGGTGCTCCCGCCCAACCGACAGTTATTAACGGGTTTTCTAAAAATGGGCAGAATTTCAATAACAATTCGGAGGTTGATTTTGGCGTCAGCTATGCCTTGAACCAAGGTGTTTCGGGGTATACATGGAGCGTAGGCGGTGGTACCATCCTCAGTGGCCAAGGGACTAGTCATATAACCGCCTTGACATGGACGGTGGTAAATAATCCCATATACTTCAATGTGAGCGTAAGTGTTGCTAATAGTTGCGGTAGTAGCCCATGTTTATTCCGTTCCGGGTATGTGCT from Williamwhitmania taraxaci encodes:
- a CDS encoding M43 family zinc metalloprotease — protein: MQPNSTIVIPVVVHILHRGESVGSGRNISEEQVRSQIAVLNEDFRRQNADAVKTPGAFVPVAADPNIEFRLASADPNGNPTNGISRTVTSIATYTLGYNSDKSVNEISTRIKYTSQGGKDAWPTDRYLNIWVCDLASGLLGYAQFPFDYATKPNTDGVVIDYMCFGRKGNLTPSFNLGRTTTHEVGHWLNLRHIWGDSDCGNDECSDTPTQKDRNFGYPSFPLIAANPANGWFGPRCSTNDVSSMFMNYMDYTDDPCMNIFTNNQRDRMRAVFLPGGPRANFVNNIFRIQSVSQNICAGGSLRIPLLNICGLPVSWSVSGPAVIVSGQGSNQLTVAGTLGAGYATITAISGSYTDSKTIWVGAPAQPTVINGFSKNGQNFNNNSEVDFGVSYALNQGVSGYTWSVGGGTILSGQGTSHITALTWTVVNNPIYFNVSVSVANSCGSSPCLFRSGYVLGGEGPLQSPRPGGGNPEPFYLIYPNPVTSEIGIIPVVDNSSAATEPVKAQPIRSVRIFDKMGASVLIRNFGGTETSVKFNVSSLPKGVYLLKITTVRQKDSS